The Halanaerobium saccharolyticum subsp. saccharolyticum DSM 6643 genomic sequence TACGGTGACTGAAGGTGATATGGCAATTGCGATGGCTAGAGAAGGTGGACTTGGTGTAATTCACAAAAATATGCCTATAGAGGCTCAGGCGGCAGAGGTTGATCGTGTAAAACGTTCTGAGAGTGGAGTAATAGTTGATCCTTTCTTTTTATCTCCGGATGCTTTGATAGAAGAAGCGGAAGCTTTAATGTCTAAATATCATATTTCAGGAGTGCCTATTGTTGATAAAAATGAAAAGTTGCTTGGGATTTTAACAAATAGAGATCTTCGTTTTGTAGAAGACTATAAGCGCCCTGTTTCCGAAGTAATGACAGAAGAAGAACTTGTCACTGCTCCAGTTGGTACTGATTTGGAAGGAGCAAAAGAACAGTTAAGAAAACATAAAATAGAAAAATTACCAATCGTAGATGAAGATGGTATTTTAAGAGGATTAATTACTATTAAAGATATAGAAAAAGCGAAACAATATCCAAAGGCTTCAAAGGATAAACGCGGAAGATTGCTGGCAGCGGCAGCAGTAGGAACTGGAAATGATACTGATGCTAGAGTAGAAGCTCTTGTAGAAGCTGGAGTTGATCTTTTAATAATTGACACTGCTCATGGACATTCTCAAAATGTTCTAGATGTGGTTAAGAAAATCAAAGATAGATATCAAGAGCTTCCTATAGTCGCGGGTAATGTAGCAACGGCGGAAGCAACTGAAGCTCTAATTAAAGCTGGGGCAGATGTAGTCAAAGTAGGTATCGGTCCTGGTTCAATCTGTACTACTAGAGTTGTAGCTGGTGTTGGAGTTCCTCAAATAACTGCAATTAATGATGCTGCAAAAGTTGCTAAAAAGTATGGTAAGACAGTTATTGCTGATGGTGGAATAAAATATTCTGGAGATATTGTTAAAGCGATATCTGCTGGTGCCAATACTGTAATGATTGGAAGCTTGTTAGCAGGTACAGAAGAAAGCCCAGGAGAACTAGAAATATATAAAGGTAGAAGTTATAAAGTGTATCGCGGCATGGGCTCAGTCGGTGCTATGAAACAAGGAAGCAAAGATCGCTACTTCCAGGAAGATGAAACTGAATCAGAAAAATTTGTGCCTGAAGGAATAGAGGGGAGAGTCCCTTATAAAGGTACATTAGCAGAAACTATTTATCAGATGGTCGGAGGATTAAAATCTGGTATGGGTTATTGTGGGACTCCTGATATTAAATCCTTAATTGAAGATTCAAAAATGATTAAAATTTCTGCAGCAGGACTTCGAGAAAGTCATCCTCATGATGTAAAGGTAACAAAAGAAGCCCCTAATTATAGTGTTGATTAAAGAATTAAATTAAAGATTTTGTTTTTAACTCTCTGTTTTTTATTGGCAGAGAGTTTTTTAATACTTCTTATTTTTTTTAGATTAAAAAGTTTTGTTGTAAGTTTAACAGAAAAATAAGGGCAATAGTATTAAGATTATATTTGTAAATTGGAATATAAATTCAAGTTATAATAAAATTCTAAATTGTTATCAAAGTTCATAACAGGGGGAATTAATAATGAACGATAAAAATAGACAGGAAGAAAATTTGATTATTATTGGTGGTGGCCCGGGTGGTTTATCTGCTTCAATTTATGCTGCGAGAAATGGAGTTGCACCACTAGTATTAAATGGTCCAGAGCCAGGAGGACAAATAACAACAACATCTGAATTAGAAAACTATCCAGGTTTTCCAGAACCAATTGGTGGTTTTGAGTTAACTCAGCAAATGACAGAACAAGCAGAAAATTTTGGTGTTCGCTTAAAATATGAAAGTGCAGAAGAGGTTGATTTCTCGGGAGATAAATTTACTGTTAAAACAGAAGGTGGAGAATATATAGCTGATTCTATTATCATTGCAACTGGAGCCGAACCTAGAACTTTGGGGCTAGAAAAGGAAGACAGTATGAGAGGTAATGGAGTTTCCTACTGTGCAACTTGTGATGCAGCATTCTTTAGAAATAAGGAAGTAGCAATTGTAGGTGGTGGAGACACTGCTTTATGGGAAGCAACTTTTCTGGCTAAGTTTGCAGCTAAAGTTTATATTATTCACCGCCGCGATAAATTTAGAGGCGCTAAAATTTTAGGTGACAGAGTTAAAGATAAAGAAAACATTGAAATTCTCTGGGATACAGAGGTTGAAAATATTAAAGGCGAAAAGAAATTTGAAGGAATTCGTATCTTCAATAATAAAACAGATGAGGAAAGAGACCTTGATGTAAAAGGACTTTTTATTGCCATTGGACATAAGCCGCGAACTGAATGTCTTAAAGGCCAGATTGAGCTTGATGACCATGGTTATATTTTAACAGATAAAAAACAGCACACTAATATTTCAGGAGTTTTTGCCTGTGGTGATGTTCAAGATCCAGATTATAGGCAGGTTGTTATTGCTGCTGGTTCGGGAGCTAAAGCAGCAATTGAAGCCTCGGAATATATTGAAGAAAAAGAAAATTCTTTCCCTGCAAAAGAAGTTAAGATGAAAAATCATGCTGCAGGAGATGAAGCTAAAGATTCTTCAGATACAGCAAAAAAAGAAGAAGGCGGATTGAGTCTTAGTCTCAGTTTAGATTAAATTAATCTTTATTGAAAAATTAAATTTTTAAAGTTATTTAAAACAAAAATCTAGAATATAATATATAATGAGATTATTAATTTGTGAGTCGACAGAACATCCTAAGCGACTATAAGAGGATGTTTTAGTCGACTTTTCTTTTATTGCATTAGTGGGATGATTATTGTATAATTAGAATATAATTAAGATTATTTTAACAAAGTTTTGAGGAGGCTGGCAGTTTTGACAGAAGGCTTTTTTATTACATTCGAAGGTATTGAGGGTTCAGGTAAAACGACACAGATTAATTTACTGGCAGAATTTTTAAAGAATAAAGGTTATGATGTTTTAGTCAGTAGAGAACCTGGAGGAACTCCCTTAGGTGAAAAAATCAGACATTTGCTTTTAGATCCTCAATATGAATCGATGGATTACAGAACAGAAATTCTTCTTTATGCTGCCGATAGAGCTCAGCATGTTAAAGAAAAGATTAAACCTGCTATAGAACAGGGTAAAATAGTTATTTCTGATAGATTTGCAGATTCTAATTTAGCCTATCAAGCTGCTGGTCGTGGTCTAGATTATGAGATAGTATATCAAATTAATGATTGGGTAATTGATTCCACCTGGCCTGATTTAACATTTATTTTAGATATTGATATTAAAGAAGGATTAAAAAGGGCAAGGGCACAAAGTTTTGATGCTGAAGGTGACAGATTAGAAAGAGAAGTAGATGAATTTCATCAGCGAGTAAGAGAAGCATATTTAAAGATGGCAGAAAAAGACCGTTTTGCACTGGTAAATGCAGGAGAGAGCATAGAAAATGTCCAAAAAAATATAGAAAACATTATTAGCAGGAGGTTATTCTAATGGAAAAAAGAGCAGAAACAGGTAAAACAGTTAAAATGGTAGTTGCCATTGTCCATGACCATGATGCGGCTGATCTTTTAGAATCACTTACTACTTCTGGTTTTCAGGCAACAAAAATGGCATCTACAGGTGGTTTTTTGCGAGAGGGTAATACTACTTTTATGATTGGATCAGATGAAGGTCATGTTGATGAGGTATTAGAAATAATTAGAGAAAATTGTGAGTCGCGAAAAAAAACAGTGGCACCGATGTCACCTGTTGCCAATTCTTTAGAAGGATATTATTCTTTTCCAATGGAAATTAAAATTGGTGGAGCAACAGTATTTATTATAGATGTAGAACAATTTATTAAACTTTAAGCTAAGAGGAGTTTTTAAATGAGTTTCAACTCAATTATTGGTCAAGAAGAAGCTATCGAAATTTTACAGGATGAAATAGAAAAAGATCGAATAAGCCACGCCTATCTCTTTTCGGCTAAAGAAGGTAGCGGCAAATCAAAACTGGCTTTTGAATTTGCAAAGGCCAGTTTTTGTGAGGAAGTTCGATTAGACAGCTGTGGGAGTTGTATTAACTGCCGCAAAATGGATCATCATAATCACCCTGATTTTAAAACTATTTCTGTACTTGAAGATAAAACTGCTATTTCTATTGATCAAATTAGAGAATTGAAAAAAGAAATTGCGTATAAGCCTTATGATAGTGATCATAAGATATATATCATAGAATCAGCAGAAAAATTAACAAAAGAAGCAGCTAATTCACTTTTAAAAACTTTAGAAGAACCTCCATCTTTTGCAACCATTGTTTTGCTTGTAGAAGATAGCGGTAAACTTTTGCCAACACTTGTGTCTCGCTGTCAACAGATTAAATTAAGTAGTGTAAGTCAACAAAAAATTAAAGATCTGCTTTTAGAAGAAGGTTTAAATAATGAACAGGCAGAGATAGTTAGTAGTGCTGCTGCTGGCAGTCCTGGTAAAGCACTTGATATTACTAAAATAGATAACTATTTTGAACATCGTCAAGAAATTTATGACTTTTTAAAAAAGATTAAATCTAAAAACACAATTGAAATTTTCAAAATTACAGATAAATTATGCTCACTGCTTAAAAATGATTTCCCCTGTTTTGATTTGCTATCAGACTGGTATCGCGATATAATGATGATTAAACAGGATTATCTGGATGCAGTGATTAATCAAGACTATTTAGAGGAGTTAAGAGAACTTGCTGCAGAGTTAAATCTGCAGAATATAATTAAAAATTTAGAATTGATTGCTCAAAGTCAAGAATATATAGAACGCAATATTCGTGAGAAACTTAGTCTGGAAGTTTTATTTTTCAAACTGCGCCAGCCTGATCAAGAATAGATAAATGAGGTGTGTATTTTAATGAATACGGTAGTTGGAGTTAGTTTTAAAAAAGCCGGAAAAATCTATTATTTTGATCCTGGTGAACTTGAAATAAAAACCGGTGATTATGTAATAGTGGAAACTGCCCGGGGTATAGAATATGCCGAAGTAGTTGTTGGTAAAAAAGAAATATCAGATGAAGAGATAGTTGCGCCTTTAAAGGATGTAATTAGAAAGGCAACTTTAAAAGATAGAGATAAATATGAAAAAAACCTAGAATTAGAAGAAGAGGCATATGACATTTGTTTAAAGAAGATTGAAAAACATAATCTGCCAATGAAATTAATAGATGTAGAATATACTTTTGATCATAATAAAATTATATTCTATTTTACTGCAGATGGAAGAGTTGATTTTAGAGAGCTTGTTAAGGATTTAGCATCTGTATTTAAAACTAGAATTGAATTGAGACAGATTGGAGTCCGAGATGAAGCCAAAATGTTGGGAGGACTGGGTCCTTGCGGCTTACCTGTTTGCTGTGCTACTTTTTTAAGAGATTTTCAACCAATTTCAATTAAAATGGCAAAAAAACAGAATCTTTCACTCAACCCTTCCAAAATATCAGGTCTTTGTGGACGTTTGATGTGCTGTCTACGGTATGAAGCTCAAACCTATAAAACTCTAAAGAAATTAATGCCAAATGTAGGCGAAAAAATCGAGTTAGAGATGGGTAAGGGAAAAGTAGTGGATAGAAATCTTGTTAAACATACTGTAGAAGTTGATATTGGAACTGATGAAAATTTAGAAGTAGATGTAGATGACCTAGATGAATATGATTTAAATTGATTTGAAAGGAAGGAAATTTAATGGATCAAGAAATATTAAGCAGCCTTGCCCATTTTCAGGAGCAAATAGAGGCACTTTCCCTCCGATTTCACAAACTTAAAGATATTACCTATCAGCTTTATAAAGAAAATGAAGAATTAGAGCGAGAAAATGAAGAGTTGAGATCTCTGCTTTTTAAAGATCAAGAAGAAGCAGAAGACGCTGTGGTTGAAAAAGAAGGTTACAGTAATTTAATTCATATCTATGATGAAGGTTATCATGTTTGTCCTTTAAGTTTTGGAGAAAAAAGAAAAGGGGATTGCCTTTTCTGTTTAAATCTGCTAGAAAATCAGGGTAAGGAGAAATAAGTTATGGAAGAGATTCATTATTTAATTGAAGAAGAACTTGAGATTATACAGGATGATAGATTTTTCAAATTTGGAACTGATTCTGTACTTTTAGCAAATTTTGTGGAACTCCGAAACGGAGATAAAGTAATTGATCTTGGTACAGGCAGTGGTGTGATTCCACTGCTTTTAGCATATAAAAATAATAATGTAAAAGTTACTGGAGTTGAAATTCAGGTTGAAGCTGCTGATTTAGCAAAACGTAATGTAGAATTTAATAATCTAGAAAAAGATATTAAAATTATAAATGCTGATCTCTGCAGTTTAGAATCTGAGCTGGAAGCAGGGAGCTTTGATGTAGTAGTATCTAATCCTCCTTATCTACCGGTTGAAGGTGGTAAAATGAAGGAAAATGATTATATAGCAATTGCAAGACATGAAATTCATGCAAAATTAGAGGATGTGGTAGCTGCAGCTGCACGTCTTTTAAAATATGGAGGACATTTTTTTCTTGTTCATAGAGCTGAAAGATTAACAGAGGTTATTGAAACTCTAGCTCAATATAATTGTCAGGCGAAAGAACTGCGGTTGGTCCAGGCTCGTCGAGATAAAGAAGCAGATATTTTTATGCTTAAGGCAAAAAAAGGAGCAAATCCAGGTTTAAGGATAAAACCAGTTTTAATTATTTATCAAGATAACAGTAGTGAATATACTGCCGAACTAAAAGAAATCTATGGTCAAAAATAACAGTTAACATGCTGTTTTAATATTATTATTTTACAGGGGGTTATTTTTTGCAAGCAGCAAATCTTTATTTATGCGGAACTCCTATTGGCAATTTAGATGATGTGAGCCAGAGGTTGCTGGATACATTAAAAAATGTTGATCTTATTGCCTGTGAAGATACCCGCAGAACCCAGAAACTTTTAAATTATTTTTCTATCAAAACAAAAATGATTAGTTATCATGAGCACAATGAAAGAGAAAGAAGCAGGGAGTTAATTGAGCTTTTAAAAGAAGGGAAAGAAATTGCTTTAGTCAGTGATGCAGGAATGCCTGGAGTATCAGACCCAGGAGAGATTTTAGTCAAAAAAGCTGTAAAAGCAGGAATTGAAGTTATACCGATTCCGGGCCCGAGCGCCTTTCTGGCAGCTCTAGTAGTTTCTGGACTTGACATTTCTTCTTTTTCATTTAAAGCATTTATTCCTCGCTCCGGCAAAAAAAGGCAGGAGTTCTTGGAAGAATTAGCTTTTGCTAAAGATACAACAGCTTTTTACGAATCTCCTTATAGACTTAAAGAAACACTTAAAGATCTCAGTCAGTTTAGCTCAGAATTAAGCACCCGGCAGGCGGTTGTTGCCCGTGAGATTACCAAAATGCACGAAGAAAAATATTACGGAACAGTGGCCGAGTTAGAACATAAACTTAAAGAACAGGAAATTAAAGGGGAAATTGTTGTAGTTGTTGCTGGACGCAGTCAAGTTGAAGCAGAAAGTGAAGGCTGGGAAGAATTAAGCATTTTGGAACATCTTAAGCTTTTAATTGAGAGTGGAATGACAAAAAAACAGGCTATAAAACAGGTAGCAAAATTGAGGGAACTTCCCAAAAGTGATGTTTATAAAGAAGCAGTTGTTATTTCAGTCGATAAGAATAAATTTGAGTAAATAAATTTCGAAAGGATGATAATTTTGAGCAGAGATACTTACTATGTAACTACACCAATTTACTATCCAAGTGACAAACTACATATCGGTCATGCTTATACAACAGTGGCTGCTGATACCATTGCTCGTTATAAGAAAATGCGTGGTTTTGATACTATGTTTTTGACTGGTTCTGATGAACATGGTCAGAAAATAGAGCGTAAGGCTGAAGCAGCTGGTAAGGAAACTAAAGAATATGTTGATCAGATAGTTGAAACTTTTAAAGAATTATGGGATAAACTTGATATTGACTATGACTATTTTATTAGAACCACTGAAGAGCGTCATGAAAAAGTAGTTCAAAAAATATTTAAAAAGCTTTATGATAAAGGTGATATTTACAAAGGTAATTATGAAGGTTGGTATTGCACCCCTTGTGAGTCTTTTTGGGCTGAAAGGCAGCTAGAAGAAGAGAATGAAGAAAAGGTATGTCCTGACTGTCACCGACCGGTAGAATGGGTTGAAGAACAAAGTTATTTCTTCAAAATGGGTAAATATGCAGATCGACTTTTAGAACATATAAAAAGTCATCCAGAGTTTATTGAGCCAGAATCACGCCGTAATGAGATGGTTAATTTTATCGAAAATGGTCTTGATGATTTAAGTGTATCTAGAACTACCTTTGACTGGGGAATTCCAGTTCCAATTGATGAAGATCATGTTATTTATGTTTGGATTGATGCCTTAAGTAACTATATTACTGCAATTGGTTATGAAACAGATCCAGAAAATTTTGAACATTACTGGCCGGCAGATTTACATCTTGTAGGGAAAGATATTTTGCGTTTCCATACAGTAATCTGGCCTATAATTTTAATGGCTTTAGATTTAGAGCTGCCAGATCAAGTTTTTGGACATGGTTGGCTTTTAAGTGATACTGGAAAAATGTCAAAATCTAAAGGGAATGTCGTTGATCCAGTTGTTTTAATAAATGACTTTGGCAAAGATGCTATTCGTTACTATCTGCTGCGTGAAGTAGCTTTTGGTACAGATGGAACTTACTCTACAGAAGCCTTAATTCAGCGAATTAATTCTGATTTAGCAAATGATCTTGGCAATCTTTTAAATAGAACTGTGTCAATGGTTGAACAGTATTTTGACAGTGAAATTCCTGAGCCCTCAATTAAAGAAGCAGTAGATAAGGAATTGATTGATCTTGCGGATGAGACAAAAATAGTGGTCGAAGAACA encodes the following:
- the rsmI gene encoding 16S rRNA (cytidine(1402)-2'-O)-methyltransferase; amino-acid sequence: MQAANLYLCGTPIGNLDDVSQRLLDTLKNVDLIACEDTRRTQKLLNYFSIKTKMISYHEHNERERSRELIELLKEGKEIALVSDAGMPGVSDPGEILVKKAVKAGIEVIPIPGPSAFLAALVVSGLDISSFSFKAFIPRSGKKRQEFLEELAFAKDTTAFYESPYRLKETLKDLSQFSSELSTRQAVVAREITKMHEEKYYGTVAELEHKLKEQEIKGEIVVVVAGRSQVEAESEGWEELSILEHLKLLIESGMTKKQAIKQVAKLRELPKSDVYKEAVVISVDKNKFE
- the trxB gene encoding thioredoxin-disulfide reductase, whose product is MNDKNRQEENLIIIGGGPGGLSASIYAARNGVAPLVLNGPEPGGQITTTSELENYPGFPEPIGGFELTQQMTEQAENFGVRLKYESAEEVDFSGDKFTVKTEGGEYIADSIIIATGAEPRTLGLEKEDSMRGNGVSYCATCDAAFFRNKEVAIVGGGDTALWEATFLAKFAAKVYIIHRRDKFRGAKILGDRVKDKENIEILWDTEVENIKGEKKFEGIRIFNNKTDEERDLDVKGLFIAIGHKPRTECLKGQIELDDHGYILTDKKQHTNISGVFACGDVQDPDYRQVVIAAGSGAKAAIEASEYIEEKENSFPAKEVKMKNHAAGDEAKDSSDTAKKEEGGLSLSLSLD
- the guaB gene encoding IMP dehydrogenase, whose translation is MEKIIKEGLTFDDVLLIPAESNVVPKEVSTRSKLTDDIYLNTPIISAGMDTVTEGDMAIAMAREGGLGVIHKNMPIEAQAAEVDRVKRSESGVIVDPFFLSPDALIEEAEALMSKYHISGVPIVDKNEKLLGILTNRDLRFVEDYKRPVSEVMTEEELVTAPVGTDLEGAKEQLRKHKIEKLPIVDEDGILRGLITIKDIEKAKQYPKASKDKRGRLLAAAAVGTGNDTDARVEALVEAGVDLLIIDTAHGHSQNVLDVVKKIKDRYQELPIVAGNVATAEATEALIKAGADVVKVGIGPGSICTTRVVAGVGVPQITAINDAAKVAKKYGKTVIADGGIKYSGDIVKAISAGANTVMIGSLLAGTEESPGELEIYKGRSYKVYRGMGSVGAMKQGSKDRYFQEDETESEKFVPEGIEGRVPYKGTLAETIYQMVGGLKSGMGYCGTPDIKSLIEDSKMIKISAAGLRESHPHDVKVTKEAPNYSVD
- a CDS encoding tRNA1(Val) (adenine(37)-N6)-methyltransferase — translated: MEEIHYLIEEELEIIQDDRFFKFGTDSVLLANFVELRNGDKVIDLGTGSGVIPLLLAYKNNNVKVTGVEIQVEAADLAKRNVEFNNLEKDIKIINADLCSLESELEAGSFDVVVSNPPYLPVEGGKMKENDYIAIARHEIHAKLEDVVAAAARLLKYGGHFFLVHRAERLTEVIETLAQYNCQAKELRLVQARRDKEADIFMLKAKKGANPGLRIKPVLIIYQDNSSEYTAELKEIYGQK
- a CDS encoding PSP1 domain-containing protein; this encodes MNTVVGVSFKKAGKIYYFDPGELEIKTGDYVIVETARGIEYAEVVVGKKEISDEEIVAPLKDVIRKATLKDRDKYEKNLELEEEAYDICLKKIEKHNLPMKLIDVEYTFDHNKIIFYFTADGRVDFRELVKDLASVFKTRIELRQIGVRDEAKMLGGLGPCGLPVCCATFLRDFQPISIKMAKKQNLSLNPSKISGLCGRLMCCLRYEAQTYKTLKKLMPNVGEKIELEMGKGKVVDRNLVKHTVEVDIGTDENLEVDVDDLDEYDLN
- the metG gene encoding methionine--tRNA ligase — translated: MSRDTYYVTTPIYYPSDKLHIGHAYTTVAADTIARYKKMRGFDTMFLTGSDEHGQKIERKAEAAGKETKEYVDQIVETFKELWDKLDIDYDYFIRTTEERHEKVVQKIFKKLYDKGDIYKGNYEGWYCTPCESFWAERQLEEENEEKVCPDCHRPVEWVEEQSYFFKMGKYADRLLEHIKSHPEFIEPESRRNEMVNFIENGLDDLSVSRTTFDWGIPVPIDEDHVIYVWIDALSNYITAIGYETDPENFEHYWPADLHLVGKDILRFHTVIWPIILMALDLELPDQVFGHGWLLSDTGKMSKSKGNVVDPVVLINDFGKDAIRYYLLREVAFGTDGTYSTEALIQRINSDLANDLGNLLNRTVSMVEQYFDSEIPEPSIKEAVDKELIDLADETKIVVEEQMEKLKYTVALEKIWNFVRRTNKYIDQTAPWVLAREEENRERLKTVLYNLLESLRIIAVMLKPFLTEAPYKMGEQLGQLEAIKNATWNDTEWGALKTGVKVYNGDPMFPRIDLEEYFEKVEARKKESTSEKKEKEGTDLELAEIKDRITFEEFMDTDIRVAEIIEAEKIEGSNKLLKLKVDIGLEKRQLVAGIAKHFSAEEVIGRKILIVANLEPATIFGVKSEGMILAATDPEENMVLSTVSADIANGSQVK
- a CDS encoding initiation control protein YabA, whose amino-acid sequence is MDQEILSSLAHFQEQIEALSLRFHKLKDITYQLYKENEELERENEELRSLLFKDQEEAEDAVVEKEGYSNLIHIYDEGYHVCPLSFGEKRKGDCLFCLNLLENQGKEK
- the holB gene encoding DNA polymerase III subunit delta', translating into MSFNSIIGQEEAIEILQDEIEKDRISHAYLFSAKEGSGKSKLAFEFAKASFCEEVRLDSCGSCINCRKMDHHNHPDFKTISVLEDKTAISIDQIRELKKEIAYKPYDSDHKIYIIESAEKLTKEAANSLLKTLEEPPSFATIVLLVEDSGKLLPTLVSRCQQIKLSSVSQQKIKDLLLEEGLNNEQAEIVSSAAAGSPGKALDITKIDNYFEHRQEIYDFLKKIKSKNTIEIFKITDKLCSLLKNDFPCFDLLSDWYRDIMMIKQDYLDAVINQDYLEELRELAAELNLQNIIKNLELIAQSQEYIERNIREKLSLEVLFFKLRQPDQE
- a CDS encoding cyclic-di-AMP receptor, whose translation is MEKRAETGKTVKMVVAIVHDHDAADLLESLTTSGFQATKMASTGGFLREGNTTFMIGSDEGHVDEVLEIIRENCESRKKTVAPMSPVANSLEGYYSFPMEIKIGGATVFIIDVEQFIKL
- the tmk gene encoding dTMP kinase is translated as MTEGFFITFEGIEGSGKTTQINLLAEFLKNKGYDVLVSREPGGTPLGEKIRHLLLDPQYESMDYRTEILLYAADRAQHVKEKIKPAIEQGKIVISDRFADSNLAYQAAGRGLDYEIVYQINDWVIDSTWPDLTFILDIDIKEGLKRARAQSFDAEGDRLEREVDEFHQRVREAYLKMAEKDRFALVNAGESIENVQKNIENIISRRLF